A genomic window from Chitinophagaceae bacterium includes:
- a CDS encoding T9SS type A sorting domain-containing protein, with the protein MKPVVTLLSVILFCTPFFFIKGNKARIHHSKEINTYQEAESEAYDALNFLSTMNAFPNDDIPKDGYAKAWVKHNELLSITTAMNQRSGWESIGPDNIGGRTISIAIDPADTAVIWLGSAGGGLWKSETGGMGAGAWQYIPTGYPVLGVGAIAINPKNHNEIFIGTGETYAQGVSTNGLIDRTQRGSFGIGILKSLDGGVSWSMSLDWTYQQNRGVWDVVFNPNHPDTIIAATTEGIFRTEDGGINWSEVLGKKMVMDLQMNMTDPNIIFAGVGNEDSEDKGIYKSVDGGITWLLQTGNGLPLTYDQDGRITLAAYPGDYNTVLALIANRYSTAGIYRTSNSGLTWTALGVDEIVSYQGWYAKGLMIKSDDPTKVLAGGVNVFKSTDSGNGFFQTSNIFYDDDYVHSDIHDIICNPLDPKKVYVITDGGMFRSYDFGFTYAECTEGYVTSQHYIGSISATDPAVGLSGLQDNYTIKYDGTNSWIPVIGGDGCYNAIDPTSDYVQYGCYQYLNIYKSDDQGNFFNNIYFANSNPYGGNPAAFLAPLVMSQSDPFTLYAGTTTLLKTSDGNLFEEVQPNPIDNGNYVLSVGVSATSDDTVYFATAPSDDFSMHVFRSFDGGFSKSDISTGLPNRYPRRITVNPSNSKEVYVVFSGFGTGHIFKSTDAGDNWTDISTALPDLPFHCLAVDPLQGKNIYAGCDFTVYASYDGGANWFSFAEALPEAVMVFDLVVSPSDRKLIAFTHGHGVYRTDLMDINISVADVMAATLQLNVSPNPASELATVKWNGNLTAETTVKMLDLKGNIVLEKTIKATSTQQVQLPLSSLANGTYLLVLEGNGFRKAKKLVVMH; encoded by the coding sequence ATGAAACCTGTAGTGACGCTATTGTCAGTTATTCTTTTTTGTACACCGTTTTTCTTCATAAAAGGAAACAAGGCCCGGATACACCATTCAAAAGAAATAAATACTTACCAGGAAGCGGAATCAGAAGCTTACGATGCGCTCAATTTTTTGTCAACCATGAATGCATTTCCCAATGACGATATTCCGAAAGATGGTTATGCAAAAGCCTGGGTTAAACACAATGAACTGCTTTCAATAACCACAGCAATGAATCAGCGAAGCGGTTGGGAAAGCATTGGACCTGACAACATCGGTGGCAGAACTATCAGCATTGCCATTGATCCGGCGGACACTGCAGTGATTTGGCTTGGATCAGCAGGAGGAGGATTGTGGAAATCTGAGACCGGTGGAATGGGTGCCGGTGCGTGGCAATATATTCCAACCGGATATCCTGTGCTTGGTGTGGGTGCTATTGCCATCAATCCCAAAAATCACAACGAGATTTTTATTGGCACCGGTGAAACGTATGCTCAAGGTGTTTCCACCAACGGACTGATTGACCGAACCCAACGCGGATCATTTGGTATTGGCATTTTGAAATCATTGGATGGCGGCGTTAGCTGGAGTATGTCGCTTGATTGGACGTATCAGCAAAACAGGGGAGTATGGGACGTTGTTTTCAATCCCAATCATCCTGATACAATTATCGCCGCCACCACCGAAGGTATTTTCAGAACGGAAGACGGTGGAATAAACTGGAGCGAGGTGCTTGGCAAAAAAATGGTGATGGATTTACAAATGAACATGACCGATCCCAACATCATTTTTGCCGGTGTTGGAAATGAAGACAGTGAAGATAAAGGCATTTATAAATCAGTTGATGGTGGCATTACCTGGTTGTTGCAAACCGGCAATGGACTGCCATTAACCTATGATCAGGATGGAAGAATTACACTCGCTGCATATCCCGGAGATTATAATACGGTGTTGGCTCTGATTGCAAACCGTTATTCTACAGCCGGCATCTACCGCACTTCAAACAGTGGCCTCACCTGGACCGCATTGGGCGTTGATGAAATCGTTAGTTATCAGGGCTGGTATGCAAAAGGGCTGATGATTAAATCGGATGACCCTACAAAGGTGCTTGCAGGAGGTGTGAATGTTTTTAAATCAACTGATTCCGGCAATGGTTTTTTTCAAACATCAAATATTTTTTATGATGATGATTATGTTCATTCAGATATACATGATATCATCTGCAACCCACTTGATCCTAAGAAAGTATATGTGATCACGGACGGAGGAATGTTCCGGTCCTATGATTTTGGATTTACGTATGCTGAATGCACAGAAGGTTATGTAACGAGTCAGCATTACATCGGTTCCATCTCTGCCACAGATCCTGCTGTTGGCTTGTCGGGATTGCAGGATAATTATACCATTAAGTATGATGGCACCAATTCCTGGATTCCGGTAATTGGCGGCGATGGTTGTTACAATGCTATTGATCCGACATCTGATTATGTGCAGTATGGCTGTTATCAATACCTGAATATTTACAAATCTGATGACCAGGGAAATTTCTTCAACAATATTTATTTTGCCAACTCCAATCCTTATGGTGGAAATCCTGCCGCTTTTCTTGCGCCGCTTGTCATGTCGCAATCAGATCCGTTTACATTGTATGCAGGAACTACAACCTTGCTGAAAACCAGCGACGGTAATTTGTTTGAAGAAGTGCAACCGAATCCAATCGACAACGGTAACTATGTTTTATCTGTTGGAGTTTCAGCTACCAGTGATGACACCGTCTATTTTGCCACTGCACCGTCGGATGATTTTTCCATGCACGTTTTCCGGAGTTTTGATGGCGGATTTTCGAAGTCAGATATCAGCACCGGGTTGCCCAACCGTTATCCGCGAAGAATTACTGTGAATCCTTCCAATAGCAAAGAAGTTTATGTGGTATTCAGCGGTTTTGGAACAGGTCATATTTTTAAATCAACGGATGCAGGAGACAACTGGACGGACATCAGCACGGCATTGCCCGATCTGCCGTTTCATTGTCTTGCTGTTGATCCTTTGCAGGGGAAAAATATTTATGCAGGCTGTGATTTTACAGTGTATGCTTCTTATGATGGTGGTGCAAACTGGTTTTCATTTGCAGAAGCATTGCCGGAAGCGGTGATGGTTTTTGATCTCGTTGTCTCTCCATCAGACCGCAAGCTGATAGCATTTACACATGGACATGGAGTTTACAGAACTGATTTAATGGATATCAATATTTCTGTTGCTGATGTGATGGCTGCCACACTTCAGTTAAATGTTTCTCCAAATCCTGCAAGTGAACTGGCCACCGTAAAATGGAACGGAAATTTAACCGCAGAAACAACGGTTAAAATGTTAGACCTTAAAGGAAATATTGTTTTGGAAAAAACAATAAAAGCAACTTCAACTCAACAAGTTCAACTGCCACTTTCGTCTTTAGCGAATGGAACTTATCTTTTAGTATTGGAAGGAAATGGTTTTCGTAAGGCGAAGAAACTGGTAGTGATGCATTGA
- a CDS encoding TolC family protein, whose amino-acid sequence MYRIIVLLAICLPVITSNAQDVLTLDAAIQTGLQNNYSIRIAKNDAGIASNNVTVGNAGFLPSLDAYATLSQGINNSNQTYLSGDEVEKTGAKNTTGTAGIGLTWTLFDGFSMFVSHDQLKLLEENGNSLLKQQIENTMSLIMAAYYDVLLEQSLLSALNEQKDISFFRKELLDARLSVGSASRIEVLKATVDLNGDQTAAIQQQAEVQKIKVRLNQLLARDVNTEFAVDTAVDWNTTLTYDQLRQDLLAHNSELLISNQYLQLAALNMKQTTAKRYPVIGINTGYDFLQSSSESGFVSANKTTGFYYGLTASINIFDGFNVNRQHQNDKIRVASGQLEVEQTQLALETELKRIFLDYQNNLQLVELEKSNLTYANENLAIAQESYTIGRLSDLELREIQKNLVDAKVRLADALFKAKLQETDLLRITGNLVK is encoded by the coding sequence ATGTACAGAATCATTGTTCTCCTCGCAATTTGTCTACCGGTAATCACTTCCAATGCACAGGACGTGCTGACACTTGATGCTGCCATACAAACCGGCCTACAGAATAATTACAGCATACGTATTGCCAAAAATGATGCGGGCATCGCATCCAATAATGTGACTGTGGGCAATGCAGGTTTTCTTCCCTCATTAGATGCATATGCCACGCTTTCGCAAGGTATCAACAACAGCAATCAAACATATCTTTCGGGAGATGAAGTGGAAAAAACGGGTGCAAAAAATACAACAGGTACTGCCGGCATCGGACTTACCTGGACACTCTTTGATGGCTTCAGCATGTTCGTTTCACACGATCAGTTGAAACTGCTCGAAGAAAACGGAAACTCACTTTTAAAGCAGCAAATTGAGAATACCATGTCGCTGATCATGGCCGCATATTATGATGTGCTGCTGGAGCAATCATTACTGAGTGCATTGAATGAGCAAAAAGATATTTCATTTTTCAGGAAAGAATTGCTTGATGCACGATTGTCCGTCGGAAGTGCTTCCAGAATTGAAGTGCTGAAAGCAACAGTAGATCTGAATGGAGATCAGACTGCTGCGATTCAGCAACAGGCGGAAGTGCAAAAAATTAAAGTGCGGCTTAATCAACTCCTGGCACGCGACGTAAATACAGAGTTTGCTGTGGACACTGCGGTGGATTGGAACACGACGCTGACTTATGATCAGTTGCGACAGGATTTGCTGGCACATAATTCGGAGTTGCTTATTTCCAATCAATATTTACAGCTTGCTGCTTTGAATATGAAACAAACCACTGCGAAACGATACCCGGTAATTGGTATAAATACCGGTTATGATTTTCTTCAGTCAAGTTCTGAATCCGGCTTTGTAAGCGCTAATAAAACCACCGGTTTTTATTACGGCCTTACCGCGAGCATCAATATTTTTGATGGCTTTAATGTAAACCGTCAGCATCAGAATGATAAAATAAGAGTGGCATCCGGACAACTGGAAGTAGAACAAACCCAACTGGCGCTTGAGACGGAATTGAAACGCATTTTCCTTGACTATCAGAATAACCTGCAATTAGTTGAGCTTGAAAAAAGCAATCTTACCTATGCTAATGAAAACCTTGCGATAGCTCAGGAGAGTTATACGATTGGAAGATTATCGGACCTTGAGCTACGCGAAATTCAAAAAAACCTGGTGGATGCGAAGGTTAGATTGGCGGATGCGCTGTTTAAAGCGAAATTGCAGGAAACGGATTTGTTGAGGATTACGGGGAATTTGGTGAAGTAA
- a CDS encoding aldehyde dehydrogenase, with the protein MNNFSLLLQNQRAYFQTGATNSDTFRIQQLKNLYAAINKYQDKFNNALKKDLNKAPQEVFNTEIGPALSEISFLRKNLREWMRPQAVPGMIFSFPSTGKIYAEPYGSILIIAPWNYPFWLSMVPLAGAIAAGNCVVLKPSEHAPATSAVMKQLLEEIFDPEYVAVVEGDVTVSQQLLEQHFDYIFFTGSTAVGKIIAMAAANHLIPCTLELSGKTPCIVDKTANIPLAAKRLLWGKMINSGQTCVAPDFVYVHRSVEQQLISEMKKVLQKFYPEGALNTEDYPRIINQRHYERLVELLNSSGKILFGGKSKHAELLIEPTIMGDVGWDDLLMKEEVFGPLLPVLVYDDLNEVIQQVNAHPKPLALYLFSNDKKIQQQIIKKIPFGGGLINDTIEHLGNPYLPFGGVGASGQGSYHGKYSFDTFSHHKSVMKKGTWLDLSFRYPPFRKISLRLARLLLR; encoded by the coding sequence ATGAATAATTTTTCTTTACTCCTTCAAAACCAACGAGCTTATTTTCAAACCGGAGCTACAAATAGTGATACCTTCAGAATACAACAATTGAAAAACCTGTACGCTGCCATCAATAAGTATCAGGACAAGTTTAATAATGCATTAAAGAAAGATCTGAATAAAGCACCACAGGAGGTATTCAATACGGAGATCGGACCGGCACTTTCAGAAATTTCGTTCCTTAGAAAAAACCTGAGAGAGTGGATGCGGCCGCAGGCAGTTCCCGGCATGATTTTCAGTTTCCCTTCTACCGGGAAAATTTATGCAGAACCTTATGGCAGTATATTGATTATTGCACCATGGAATTATCCGTTTTGGTTGTCAATGGTTCCTTTGGCCGGTGCTATCGCAGCAGGTAACTGCGTGGTATTGAAACCTTCTGAACATGCGCCTGCCACTTCAGCAGTGATGAAACAATTGTTGGAAGAAATTTTCGATCCGGAATATGTGGCAGTCGTGGAAGGTGATGTTACAGTCAGCCAGCAATTGCTGGAGCAACACTTCGATTATATTTTTTTCACCGGCAGCACAGCAGTGGGAAAAATTATTGCAATGGCGGCGGCTAATCATCTTATACCCTGCACATTGGAGTTGAGCGGTAAAACACCCTGCATTGTTGACAAGACAGCAAATATTCCACTGGCGGCAAAGAGGTTATTGTGGGGCAAGATGATCAACAGCGGACAAACATGCGTAGCGCCGGATTTTGTGTATGTGCATCGTTCGGTTGAACAACAACTTATTTCGGAAATGAAAAAAGTGTTGCAAAAGTTTTATCCGGAAGGCGCATTGAATACGGAGGATTATCCGCGCATTATCAATCAACGTCACTATGAACGGTTAGTGGAATTATTGAACAGCAGTGGTAAAATTTTATTCGGCGGTAAAAGCAAGCATGCAGAACTTCTTATTGAACCCACTATCATGGGTGATGTTGGATGGGATGACCTGCTGATGAAGGAAGAAGTCTTCGGCCCATTACTTCCGGTGCTCGTTTACGACGATTTGAACGAGGTGATTCAACAGGTGAACGCGCATCCCAAACCATTGGCTTTGTATCTTTTTTCAAATGATAAAAAAATACAGCAACAAATTATTAAGAAAATCCCATTTGGTGGAGGTCTCATCAACGATACAATTGAACACCTGGGAAATCCTTATTTGCCATTTGGCGGAGTTGGTGCCAGCGGACAAGGTTCGTATCATGGTAAATATAGTTTCGATACTTTTTCGCACCATAAGAGTGTGATGAAAAAAGGAACATGGCTGGATTTAAGTTTCCGTTATCCGCCATTCAGAAAAATCAGTTTGCGGCTGGCCAGGTTATTATTGAGATGA
- a CDS encoding YceI family protein: MNNRIFISLALLMLLGASVTSSAQNKYFDKNCDVTFLSNTPLEKIEGQNSSAVSVLDISTGAMDFAVLNTAFEFHQALLQEHFNENYMESEKYPKATFKGQIKNIAAVNFKADGTYPIEVSGTLTMHGVSKDIQTKGTVKVSGGAIQGVSSFSVKPEDYNIEIPSVVKDKIAKDIAINVSANYLPYTK, encoded by the coding sequence ATGAACAACCGAATCTTCATTTCACTTGCTTTACTGATGCTGCTCGGAGCATCTGTAACTTCCAGTGCTCAAAACAAGTACTTCGATAAAAATTGTGATGTGACCTTTCTTTCCAACACACCACTTGAAAAAATAGAAGGACAGAACAGTTCTGCAGTTTCAGTGCTTGACATCTCAACAGGCGCAATGGATTTTGCCGTGCTCAATACGGCTTTCGAATTCCACCAGGCATTGTTACAGGAACACTTTAATGAGAATTACATGGAATCGGAAAAATATCCCAAGGCTACTTTCAAAGGTCAGATCAAAAATATTGCAGCCGTTAATTTTAAGGCTGATGGAACTTACCCCATTGAAGTAAGCGGCACACTCACCATGCATGGTGTTTCAAAAGACATACAAACCAAGGGAACCGTTAAAGTTTCCGGTGGTGCGATTCAGGGAGTTTCTTCTTTTTCCGTAAAGCCGGAAGACTACAACATTGAAATTCCAAGTGTAGTGAAGGATAAAATAGCCAAGGACATAGCAATTAATGTGTCTGCAAACTATCTGCCTTACACCAAGTAA
- a CDS encoding response regulator transcription factor, translating into MKILIIEDEIAAARRLRKMVSEALKDADIEDPLDSVKSAVKWFNDHGQPDLVFMDIHLADGNCFEIVEQVEINCPIIFTTAYDTYAVRAFEVNAIAYLMKPVKAGDLGAALKKYDKLKSASTNFNYQRLLETIHGDGGGYQKRLLLKIGQTIRALEINDIAYFYTHDKIVTIITGENRKYPADYTLDQLEKMLDPKLFFRINRQFIVSSKAIREMYVISKSRVKMVLHPPIDAETAVSAERVATFKKWLTDESN; encoded by the coding sequence ATGAAAATTCTGATCATCGAAGATGAAATTGCCGCGGCACGAAGGCTTAGAAAGATGGTGAGTGAAGCCCTGAAAGACGCTGATATTGAGGATCCACTCGACAGTGTGAAATCAGCAGTAAAGTGGTTTAACGATCATGGTCAGCCGGACCTGGTATTTATGGACATTCATCTGGCAGATGGTAATTGCTTTGAAATTGTGGAACAGGTGGAAATAAATTGTCCCATCATTTTTACAACTGCCTACGACACTTATGCAGTAAGGGCTTTTGAGGTAAATGCGATTGCGTATTTGATGAAACCGGTAAAAGCCGGTGATCTTGGCGCAGCCCTGAAGAAATATGATAAGTTGAAATCTGCTTCTACTAATTTTAACTATCAACGATTGCTGGAAACCATTCATGGGGACGGAGGAGGTTATCAGAAGCGGTTACTGCTAAAGATCGGCCAAACGATTCGTGCGTTGGAAATCAATGATATCGCTTACTTCTATACCCATGATAAAATCGTAACGATTATTACAGGTGAAAACCGAAAGTATCCTGCTGATTATACACTTGATCAGTTAGAAAAAATGCTGGATCCAAAATTATTTTTCCGTATTAACAGACAATTCATCGTCAGCAGCAAGGCAATTCGTGAAATGTATGTGATCTCGAAATCGCGTGTAAAAATGGTGCTGCATCCTCCTATCGATGCTGAAACAGCAGTGAGTGCAGAACGTGTTGCCACTTTTAAAAAGTGGCTTACGGACGAATCGAATTAA
- a CDS encoding T9SS type A sorting domain-containing protein — protein MKWLLSGILFFLFFGTEAQVTINITAVPVNTPVTDNIFIAGTINGWDPGAANFQLTKISATNYTITLASGTGTIEFKFTRGIWDKGECKSDGSFLPNRTFTYGNGETINLTVEGWDDLINGGGSTSTALPNVTVMNAAFFMPQLNRSRKIWLYLPDDYTTSLNKFYPVIYMQDGQNVFDDSTSFSGEWEVDETLHQLQMDGNYGAIVIAIENGGTYRLDEYSPYMNPSYGGGQGDEYCDFIVNTLKPYVDANYRTLSQRDYTAIAGSSMGGLISFYAALKYPDVFSKIGVFSPSLWFDDSIFTYAGSHPKTQEMKFYFTAGRNESAEMVPDIKSMYATLYADGYTDVEMDTVIKEDGQHAEWFWAREFPYCFQWLFNGTIIHAEDPEADSIFTINPNPARDKIYLQSKYPLKKIRLQVFDIRGQKLMDKTQPFSKEIDISKLINGSYYLKVSDEQKEYSKILQIMK, from the coding sequence ATGAAATGGCTGCTCTCCGGCATACTCTTCTTTCTGTTTTTTGGAACTGAAGCTCAGGTGACCATCAACATCACGGCTGTCCCTGTCAACACGCCCGTTACAGATAATATTTTTATTGCAGGAACCATTAACGGATGGGATCCGGGTGCTGCAAATTTTCAACTCACAAAAATCAGCGCTACCAATTATACCATCACACTTGCATCAGGTACAGGAACCATTGAGTTTAAATTCACGCGTGGCATCTGGGACAAAGGAGAATGTAAATCAGATGGTTCTTTTCTGCCAAACAGAACTTTTACCTATGGTAATGGCGAAACAATTAATCTGACTGTTGAAGGTTGGGATGATTTGATAAATGGTGGCGGAAGTACTTCTACTGCACTTCCCAATGTTACTGTGATGAATGCTGCCTTCTTTATGCCACAGCTTAACCGGAGCAGAAAAATCTGGTTGTACCTGCCGGACGATTATACCACCTCACTCAACAAATTTTATCCGGTGATTTATATGCAGGATGGACAAAATGTGTTTGATGATTCTACCTCCTTTTCAGGTGAGTGGGAAGTGGATGAAACACTTCATCAACTACAGATGGATGGAAATTACGGCGCCATTGTGATCGCTATAGAAAATGGCGGCACCTATCGGCTCGATGAATATTCGCCGTATATGAATCCATCTTATGGTGGAGGACAAGGAGATGAATACTGCGATTTTATTGTGAACACTTTGAAACCTTATGTTGATGCCAACTACCGTACACTTTCCCAACGAGATTATACTGCCATTGCCGGCAGCTCCATGGGCGGACTGATTTCGTTTTATGCGGCTTTGAAATATCCGGATGTATTCAGCAAGATTGGAGTGTTCTCTCCTTCACTTTGGTTTGACGATTCTATCTTTACCTATGCCGGCAGTCATCCGAAAACACAGGAGATGAAATTTTATTTTACTGCAGGAAGAAACGAAAGTGCTGAAATGGTGCCTGATATCAAGTCGATGTATGCCACGTTATATGCCGATGGTTATACTGATGTTGAAATGGATACCGTAATTAAAGAGGACGGACAACATGCAGAATGGTTTTGGGCGCGTGAATTTCCGTATTGTTTTCAATGGTTGTTCAACGGCACTATTATTCATGCGGAAGATCCGGAAGCCGATTCTATTTTCACCATCAATCCAAATCCCGCCCGGGATAAAATTTACCTGCAATCAAAATACCCATTGAAAAAAATCAGGTTGCAGGTATTCGACATCAGAGGACAAAAACTGATGGATAAAACGCAACCATTTTCCAAAGAGATCGACATCAGCAAACTGATTAACGGTTCTTATTATTTAAAGGTAAGTGATGAGCAAAAAGAATATTCCAAGATACTGCAGATTATGAAGTAA
- a CDS encoding YceI family protein produces MFTASVPANSISKYLSPCILVAMVLLLSFIIGDDKIYNCNNGLVTFVSDAPLETIKASSEELRGAVDATNRTFLFTLDVNSFHGFNSGLQREHFNENYLETSLYPKVTFKGKFVEEINFSENGNYEIRAKGMLDLHGVKQERILKGTISIRNDVVTIDSRFTVLLEDHAIRIPRVVYQKISPEIVVSIHAEMKPTTGK; encoded by the coding sequence ATGTTTACTGCATCAGTGCCTGCGAATAGTATATCCAAGTATTTATCGCCGTGCATTTTGGTGGCAATGGTGTTATTGCTTTCTTTCATAATTGGCGACGACAAAATTTACAATTGCAACAATGGATTGGTGACTTTTGTATCTGATGCTCCGCTCGAGACTATTAAGGCATCTTCTGAAGAATTAAGAGGCGCTGTTGATGCCACTAACCGCACTTTTCTATTTACACTCGATGTCAATTCATTTCACGGGTTCAACAGCGGTCTTCAGCGGGAGCATTTTAATGAGAATTATCTTGAAACGAGCTTATATCCAAAAGTTACCTTTAAAGGGAAATTTGTGGAGGAAATTAATTTTTCTGAAAATGGCAATTATGAAATCAGGGCTAAGGGAATGTTGGATCTTCATGGTGTTAAGCAGGAACGGATTCTGAAGGGCACCATTTCAATACGGAATGATGTGGTTACTATTGACTCACGATTTACCGTTTTGCTCGAAGACCATGCGATCAGGATTCCGAGAGTGGTATACCAAAAAATTTCTCCGGAAATTGTAGTGAGCATCCATGCTGAAATGAAACCAACAACCGGAAAGTAA